The Breoghania sp. genome has a segment encoding these proteins:
- a CDS encoding glycosyltransferase, whose product MKLSVLMPAWNAERTVASALRSLLRQRDAVEMEILVADDGSSDRTVQIVRDLAREAPEIRLIERPHEGISATRNACLSAMAVDTDFVAFLDADDLSPAGRFKRDLAKFEARPALEMLYCATRFFEIEDGEALAPSPDGRILDGRPIQLGAGLFRSGVIRRAGMFDETLSQSEDTEFLLRIFEHDIVHAVDHDIGVYYRRNHGSVTDDVEQARREITRAMLRAANRRRKIGGAPLPKGFLTDTHVAELERWKNAPLHSPHPDV is encoded by the coding sequence ATGAAACTGTCGGTTCTCATGCCTGCCTGGAATGCCGAACGAACGGTCGCTTCGGCGCTGCGTTCGCTTTTGCGGCAGCGCGATGCGGTGGAAATGGAGATCCTTGTGGCCGATGACGGATCGAGCGACCGCACGGTGCAGATTGTCCGCGATTTGGCGCGTGAGGCTCCGGAGATCCGCCTGATCGAACGCCCCCATGAAGGCATTTCCGCCACGCGAAACGCCTGCCTTTCCGCCATGGCTGTCGACACGGATTTCGTCGCCTTTCTCGATGCGGATGATCTCTCGCCAGCCGGGCGGTTCAAGCGCGATCTCGCCAAGTTCGAAGCGCGGCCCGCGCTTGAGATGCTCTATTGCGCGACGCGGTTTTTCGAAATCGAGGACGGCGAGGCACTTGCGCCTTCGCCGGATGGACGCATCCTTGACGGACGCCCGATCCAGCTTGGGGCCGGGCTTTTTCGTTCGGGGGTGATCCGCAGGGCCGGGATGTTCGATGAGACGCTCAGCCAGTCGGAGGATACCGAGTTCCTGCTCAGAATTTTCGAGCACGATATTGTCCATGCCGTCGATCACGATATCGGTGTCTATTACCGGCGCAACCATGGCAGCGTGACCGATGATGTTGAGCAGGCACGTCGCGAAATCACGCGGGCGATGCTGCGCGCTGCCAATCGCCGTCGCAAGATCGGCGGAGCCCCCTTGCCGAAAGGCTTTCTGACCGACACGCATGTCGCGGAACTGGAACGCTGGAAGAATGCCCCCCTACACAGCCCTCATCCCGACGTTTAA
- a CDS encoding glycosyltransferase family A protein: MPPYTALIPTFNGADFIAEAIASIRAQSRPPVEIIVVDDGSTDATVDVVRKLGADIILVCQENRGVGSATSAGFARASAPVVATLDCDDLWAADKMEIQLSRLAAEPSLAGVFSHCRTFRHGTPLMAQSPGKPSAGWLRSTMVMMRDVFDAVGPMVDPPGGCGDLIDWLARVREGGHRLAMLEEPLALRRIRPGSLSHQQTPERDGGYLHAARLAILRRRQQQGG; this comes from the coding sequence ATGCCCCCCTACACAGCCCTCATCCCGACGTTTAACGGCGCGGACTTCATCGCGGAGGCGATCGCCTCGATCCGGGCGCAAAGCAGGCCCCCGGTCGAGATTATCGTCGTCGATGACGGGTCGACGGACGCGACGGTGGACGTCGTTCGGAAGCTCGGCGCGGATATCATCCTTGTCTGTCAGGAAAACCGGGGTGTCGGGTCTGCGACCTCCGCCGGGTTCGCACGGGCTTCGGCACCTGTCGTGGCCACGCTCGATTGCGATGATCTGTGGGCGGCCGACAAGATGGAGATCCAGCTTTCCCGCCTTGCGGCTGAGCCTTCATTGGCGGGCGTCTTTTCCCACTGTCGGACCTTTCGGCACGGCACGCCATTGATGGCGCAATCGCCGGGCAAGCCGTCGGCTGGCTGGCTTCGCTCCACGATGGTCATGATGCGTGACGTCTTTGATGCGGTCGGGCCGATGGTGGATCCGCCAGGTGGATGCGGGGATCTGATCGACTGGCTCGCCCGTGTTCGCGAAGGCGGGCACCGGCTTGCCATGCTGGAGGAGCCGCTGGCGCTGCGCCGTATCCGGCCCGGCAGCCTGAGCCATCAACAGACGCCGGAGCGCGACGGCGGCTATCTGCATGCCGCACGTCTTGCGATCTTGCGCCGACGTCAGCAGCAGGGCGGATAA
- a CDS encoding nucleotidyltransferase family protein yields MARRFPSIEWAWPQGPKELLIIAAACPHEARAADSLRAWLDQTDFDDVTFAEQRLLVRIAMRFPPSRLEIPERGRIDGIARMLWSKSRIALKAAEPVLQALTAAQVKVLVIKGASFCALDMANLKGRVAHDVDVVIQPETIPAVLDVLDGDGWRADHGASMLYLRSLGAGFHGINFVKAPNGDIDIHSRVYRTVARDNSAETGIWARAVEHDFLGARVMVPCPTDRFTIALAHGTMDSLHHADWIVDCAGMIEAGEVDWSLFLENVDRLKIGPHVHIALAYMANRLGLGVPETVLQTLRPRGLLPSLETLEALFLFRARDGHSRVSGLARRFFRLRHLRRIRAIDACVHAGGRVRTGKMRRSRRFPETTGAPAPALIQPIALRAGTSRFRLIVDFGEAVVPRRHYLEINTSSRHLMRVKFRDFRGRGRALASTEIALPPDVDPRDLWVSSRPAGPLPVRPSEEQVQTLGARPVRIVALPLQCD; encoded by the coding sequence ATGGCGCGCCGGTTTCCCTCAATCGAATGGGCCTGGCCGCAAGGGCCAAAGGAATTGCTGATCATTGCCGCCGCCTGTCCGCATGAGGCGCGCGCGGCGGATTCCTTGCGGGCGTGGCTCGACCAGACCGATTTTGACGATGTCACCTTCGCCGAGCAGCGTCTGCTCGTGCGCATCGCGATGCGGTTTCCGCCCTCCAGGCTGGAAATCCCGGAACGCGGTCGGATTGACGGGATCGCGCGGATGCTCTGGAGCAAATCCCGTATCGCCTTGAAGGCCGCCGAGCCCGTGCTTCAGGCTTTGACTGCGGCACAGGTGAAGGTGCTCGTCATCAAGGGGGCGTCTTTTTGCGCGCTTGATATGGCAAACCTGAAAGGGCGCGTCGCGCATGACGTGGATGTCGTCATTCAGCCGGAGACCATTCCGGCGGTGCTCGATGTGCTGGATGGGGATGGATGGCGCGCCGATCATGGGGCCTCGATGTTGTATCTGAGGTCCCTTGGGGCTGGCTTCCACGGGATCAATTTCGTCAAGGCGCCGAATGGCGATATCGATATCCATAGCCGGGTCTATCGCACCGTTGCCCGAGACAATTCCGCCGAGACCGGGATCTGGGCTCGCGCCGTTGAACATGACTTTCTGGGCGCGCGGGTCATGGTGCCGTGCCCGACGGACCGCTTCACGATCGCTCTGGCGCATGGAACGATGGACAGTCTCCACCATGCGGACTGGATCGTCGATTGTGCCGGGATGATCGAGGCGGGCGAGGTCGACTGGTCTCTCTTTCTGGAAAACGTCGACAGACTGAAGATCGGGCCGCATGTCCATATCGCGCTTGCCTACATGGCCAACCGGCTCGGCCTGGGTGTGCCGGAAACTGTTTTGCAGACATTGCGTCCCAGGGGCTTGCTGCCGAGCCTTGAAACGCTGGAAGCTCTGTTTCTCTTTCGCGCACGCGATGGCCATTCGCGCGTGAGCGGACTGGCCCGACGCTTTTTCCGGCTGCGGCATCTGCGCCGCATACGCGCAATCGATGCCTGCGTGCATGCAGGCGGGCGCGTGCGCACGGGCAAGATGCGGCGCAGCAGGCGCTTTCCCGAGACCACGGGCGCTCCGGCTCCAGCACTGATCCAGCCTATCGCCTTGCGCGCGGGAACGTCCCGTTTCCGACTGATCGTCGATTTCGGAGAGGCGGTCGTGCCGCGCAGGCACTATCTGGAGATCAACACCTCCTCACGCCATCTCATGCGGGTGAAGTTTCGCGATTTTCGCGGGCGTGGCCGCGCACTCGCGTCGACTGAGATCGCGCTTCCGCCCGATGTCGATCCGCGCGATCTCTGGGTCTCTTCGCGGCCCGCAGGTCCGTTGCCCGTTCGGCCATCCGAGGAACAGGTGCAGACACTGGGAGCCCGGCCTGTTCGGATCGTCGCCCTTCCTTTGCAATGTGACTGA
- a CDS encoding FAD-binding oxidoreductase, with the protein MGRDIIIVGAGITGVATAEWLRRDGWKTTLIDPVEPGSPDQTSYGNAGMLARASFMPVASASLVRKAPAMILDPGSPLYMRWSYLPRLLPWLIPFFRNLARDRWVPITEGLAQVTYDCNDQHMALARGTGAERHIQRGECVTLYRREEEYLSDRLSMETRRKFGIEPRSIDRNELRERDPNLGPAYSFATVLDDYNWLTSPGDYVAALFAHYRAQGGSFVKGKVVDLTPGATPSLILDGGQSLSADKIALTAGVWSGPLAKKLGVKVRLTAERGYHLAIRNPAFTAPHPYMVTDAKIVVTPMENELRGAGMVEFAGIDDPARDEPVALLRKAFARLYPALDLVETESWMGRRPTTPDSLPILGEASSAPNVLHAYGGQHVGLTIGPKLGRLVADLAAGRTPNMDLAPYAPDRF; encoded by the coding sequence ATGGGACGGGACATCATCATTGTCGGAGCCGGGATCACCGGCGTGGCGACCGCGGAATGGCTACGCAGGGACGGCTGGAAAACAACGCTGATCGATCCGGTGGAACCCGGCTCTCCCGACCAGACCTCCTACGGCAATGCGGGCATGTTGGCGCGCGCCTCCTTCATGCCGGTCGCCTCCGCGTCCCTTGTCCGCAAGGCACCGGCGATGATCCTTGATCCCGGCTCCCCGCTCTACATGCGCTGGTCCTATCTGCCCCGCCTGCTTCCCTGGCTCATCCCCTTTTTCCGCAATCTCGCCCGGGACAGATGGGTCCCGATCACCGAGGGCCTGGCTCAGGTCACCTATGATTGCAACGACCAGCACATGGCGCTCGCCAGAGGCACCGGCGCGGAACGCCATATCCAGCGCGGCGAATGCGTGACCCTCTATCGTCGCGAGGAAGAGTATCTGTCCGACCGCCTGAGCATGGAGACCCGCCGGAAATTCGGTATCGAGCCGCGATCCATCGATCGGAACGAGCTGCGGGAAAGGGATCCGAACCTCGGCCCCGCCTATTCCTTCGCGACCGTCCTTGACGACTATAACTGGCTGACCTCTCCCGGCGATTATGTCGCCGCCCTCTTCGCCCATTATCGTGCGCAAGGCGGGAGCTTCGTCAAAGGCAAGGTGGTCGACCTGACGCCGGGCGCCACGCCTTCGCTCATACTTGATGGCGGCCAAAGTCTCAGCGCCGACAAGATTGCCCTGACCGCCGGTGTCTGGTCCGGACCTCTGGCGAAAAAGCTCGGCGTGAAGGTCAGACTGACGGCAGAGCGCGGCTATCATCTGGCCATAAGGAACCCTGCCTTCACCGCGCCGCACCCCTATATGGTCACGGACGCGAAAATCGTCGTGACGCCCATGGAAAACGAATTGCGCGGGGCTGGCATGGTGGAGTTTGCCGGTATCGACGATCCGGCGCGAGACGAACCAGTGGCTCTGCTCCGAAAGGCTTTTGCGCGGCTTTATCCCGCATTGGACCTGGTGGAAACGGAAAGCTGGATGGGCCGTCGCCCGACGACACCGGACAGCCTTCCGATCCTTGGCGAAGCCAGCAGCGCGCCCAATGTTCTGCACGCCTATGGCGGCCAGCATGTCGGCCTGACAATCGGCCCGAAACTCGGCCGCCTCGTCGCGGATCTGGCCGCCGGCAGGACGCCGAACATGGATCTGGCCCCCTACGCCCCCGACCGGTTCTGA
- the tcuB gene encoding tricarballylate utilization 4Fe-4S protein TcuB produces the protein MTVCNSCRYCEGLCAVFPAMELHRDFSAGTLDHLASLCHSCGACYHDCQFAPPHEFSINVPQALARLRTESYARHAWPAAAGALIARGGLTLGLGTVAAIAALFIGLIMWNAPGALLTAGASPKGFYALMPHGAMVVLFGLAFFWALLATAMGARNFWRAAGTPTGLPDHLHAAHDAARLTYLDGGGVGCYNADDQPTDRRRLWHHLTFYGFLLCFAATSVATLYHYLLGREAPYPWWDLPGLLGIAGGIGLVIGTAGLWQAKSDRLEDLKDPESAGLDRAFIAVLFLLGLTGLLLRFLGETPVMGPMLALHLGTVLAFFLLLPYSKMVHGLYRYLALARYARDKH, from the coding sequence ATGACCGTGTGCAATTCCTGCCGCTATTGCGAGGGCCTCTGCGCCGTCTTTCCGGCAATGGAACTGCACCGCGATTTTTCGGCCGGAACGCTCGACCACCTGGCGAGCCTCTGCCACAGCTGTGGTGCCTGCTATCACGACTGCCAGTTCGCTCCGCCCCACGAATTCTCCATCAACGTGCCGCAGGCTCTGGCTCGGCTTCGCACCGAAAGCTACGCGCGCCACGCCTGGCCCGCGGCTGCCGGGGCGCTGATCGCACGGGGCGGCCTGACCCTGGGGCTCGGCACCGTCGCAGCCATAGCCGCGCTGTTTATCGGGTTGATCATGTGGAACGCGCCCGGCGCGTTGTTGACAGCCGGAGCATCGCCCAAGGGCTTCTACGCGTTGATGCCGCACGGGGCGATGGTGGTTCTTTTCGGCCTCGCTTTCTTTTGGGCGCTGCTCGCCACCGCCATGGGCGCGCGAAACTTCTGGCGCGCGGCAGGAACGCCAACCGGGCTTCCCGACCATCTTCATGCCGCGCATGATGCGGCACGGCTGACCTATCTGGATGGCGGCGGCGTCGGCTGCTACAACGCCGACGACCAACCGACGGACCGACGCCGGCTCTGGCACCACCTCACCTTCTACGGTTTCCTGCTGTGCTTCGCGGCAACCTCGGTCGCGACGCTCTACCATTACCTGCTGGGGCGCGAGGCCCCCTATCCGTGGTGGGACCTCCCGGGTCTTCTCGGCATCGCCGGAGGGATTGGGCTTGTGATCGGAACGGCAGGCCTGTGGCAGGCGAAATCGGATCGGCTGGAGGACCTCAAGGATCCGGAGAGCGCGGGGCTTGACCGCGCCTTCATCGCGGTGCTCTTCCTGCTGGGCCTCACGGGACTCTTGTTGCGCTTCTTGGGCGAAACCCCGGTCATGGGCCCGATGCTGGCGCTGCACCTGGGCACGGTGCTCGCCTTCTTCCTACTCCTGCCCTATTCCAAAATGGTCCACGGGCTCTACCGCTACCTTGCATTGGCCCGCTACGCGCGAGACAAGCACTGA
- the tcuA gene encoding FAD-dependent tricarballylate dehydrogenase TcuA translates to MEDQSDWDVLVAGGGNAALCAAIAARRAGCRVLVVEKADTFNRGGNTRHTRNMRCAHDSATDTLTGPYTAAEFEEDLLRVTGGNTDLALSRMMIERSKDMLGWIQEQGVRFQPSLGGTLSLGRTNSFFLGGGRSMLNALYRTATQLGVEIRYEHEVTGLEIEGSHFRAAHIRHAGGESRIAAKAFIAASGGLQADFDWLEQGWGERARNFLIRGTPNNTGTVTRMLIDAGVQQIGDPTQCHAVAIDARAPRYDGGIITRLDCVVFGIVVNREARRFYDEGEDIWPKRYAIWGRLVAEQPEQIAYIVFDAPNLTRFMPSLYPPIKADTIAELAEKLDLDPAALKATVTEFNAAVVGDRPFDHTELDGNRTQGLEIDKTNWAQRIETPPYYAFPVRPGITFTYLGVKVDDHARMLMADATPASNMCAAGEIMAGNVLGQGYAAGIGMTIGAVFGRLAGEEAARMARRTAAPQEETA, encoded by the coding sequence ATGGAGGACCAGAGCGATTGGGACGTCCTTGTCGCCGGTGGGGGCAACGCCGCACTCTGCGCCGCGATTGCGGCGCGGCGCGCCGGGTGCCGGGTGCTGGTCGTCGAGAAGGCGGACACCTTCAACCGGGGCGGCAACACCCGCCACACCCGCAACATGCGCTGCGCCCATGACAGCGCGACCGACACACTGACGGGCCCCTACACGGCGGCGGAGTTCGAAGAGGATCTGCTGCGGGTCACCGGCGGCAACACCGATCTGGCGTTATCGCGCATGATGATCGAACGCTCAAAAGACATGCTGGGCTGGATCCAGGAACAGGGGGTGCGCTTCCAGCCCTCGCTTGGCGGCACGCTCAGCCTCGGGCGGACGAACTCCTTCTTCTTGGGCGGTGGGCGGTCGATGCTGAACGCGCTCTATCGCACCGCGACACAACTCGGGGTCGAGATCCGTTACGAGCACGAAGTAACGGGGCTGGAGATCGAAGGCAGTCACTTCCGCGCCGCCCATATCCGCCATGCGGGCGGCGAGAGCCGGATCGCGGCCAAGGCCTTCATCGCGGCCAGCGGCGGGCTGCAGGCCGATTTCGACTGGCTGGAGCAAGGCTGGGGCGAACGCGCGCGCAACTTCCTGATTCGCGGCACGCCGAACAACACCGGCACCGTGACCCGCATGCTGATCGATGCAGGCGTCCAGCAGATCGGCGACCCGACCCAATGCCATGCCGTTGCCATCGATGCCCGCGCGCCGCGCTATGATGGCGGCATCATCACCCGGCTCGACTGCGTGGTCTTCGGCATCGTCGTCAACCGCGAAGCCAGACGCTTTTATGACGAAGGCGAGGATATCTGGCCCAAGCGCTATGCCATCTGGGGGCGGTTGGTCGCCGAGCAGCCCGAACAGATCGCCTATATCGTGTTTGACGCGCCGAACCTCACCCGGTTCATGCCCTCGCTTTACCCGCCAATCAAGGCGGACACCATCGCGGAACTGGCCGAGAAGCTCGACCTCGACCCCGCGGCGCTGAAGGCGACGGTGACGGAATTCAACGCTGCTGTCGTGGGGGACCGCCCCTTCGACCACACCGAGCTTGACGGAAACCGCACCCAGGGACTGGAAATCGACAAGACCAACTGGGCCCAGCGGATCGAGACGCCGCCTTACTATGCGTTTCCGGTGCGGCCCGGCATCACCTTCACCTATCTGGGCGTCAAGGTGGACGACCATGCGCGGATGCTCATGGCGGACGCAACCCCAGCCAGCAACATGTGCGCGGCGGGCGAGATCATGGCGGGCAATGTGCTGGGCCAGGGCTACGCCGCCGGCATTGGCATGACCATCGGCGCGGTTTTCGGCCGTCTGGCCGGAGAAGAGGCCGCCCGCATGGCACGCCGCACCGCAGCGCCGCAGGAGGAGACCGCGTGA
- a CDS encoding NAD(P)-dependent oxidoreductase, producing MTNPAPGKATSGLATLGFAGLGVMGEPICRNIAVKSGAPTKVFDLSPAPMERLAGHGATPVPDLKAMLAEVDILFLSLPGGPQVEAVIRGENGVLAHGREGLIVVDMSTAPVALTRELAQELAERGIRFADAPVARTRQAAEDGTLSIMVGADDALFAEIRPYLAHAATDVTHCGPVGCGQVVKILNNMVLFENVVALSEALALGKSAGVDCDLLFDTLSKGSADSFALRNHGMKAMLKDSFPEGAFPTDYALKDVSYALDLAQTTGVHAPGAELAQARMEKARDAGFAAQYFPVLSRVVDRA from the coding sequence ATGACCAACCCAGCCCCCGGAAAAGCGACATCCGGCCTTGCCACCCTCGGATTTGCCGGTCTCGGCGTGATGGGGGAACCGATCTGCCGCAACATCGCCGTCAAGTCGGGCGCGCCAACGAAGGTGTTCGACCTGTCGCCTGCGCCGATGGAGCGGCTGGCCGGGCACGGCGCCACGCCGGTGCCCGATCTGAAAGCGATGCTGGCGGAGGTGGATATCCTCTTCCTGTCCCTTCCCGGCGGCCCGCAGGTCGAGGCGGTGATCCGCGGCGAAAACGGGGTGCTTGCCCATGGACGCGAAGGGTTGATCGTGGTGGACATGTCGACCGCGCCCGTGGCCCTGACCCGCGAGCTTGCACAGGAGCTGGCAGAGCGCGGCATCCGCTTCGCCGACGCCCCCGTCGCCCGCACACGCCAGGCGGCCGAAGATGGCACCTTGTCGATCATGGTCGGCGCGGACGACGCACTCTTTGCCGAAATCCGTCCCTACCTTGCCCATGCGGCGACCGATGTGACCCATTGCGGCCCCGTCGGCTGCGGACAAGTCGTGAAGATCCTCAACAACATGGTTCTGTTTGAGAATGTCGTCGCGCTCTCCGAGGCGCTCGCGCTTGGAAAGTCGGCCGGTGTCGATTGCGACCTTCTGTTTGACACGCTTTCGAAAGGATCCGCCGACAGTTTCGCGCTGCGCAACCACGGGATGAAGGCGATGCTGAAGGACAGTTTCCCCGAAGGCGCCTTCCCCACCGACTATGCGTTGAAAGACGTGAGCTATGCGCTCGACCTCGCACAGACCACGGGCGTTCATGCGCCGGGCGCGGAGTTGGCGCAGGCGCGGATGGAAAAGGCGCGCGACGCCGGCTTCGCTGCCCAGTACTTCCCCGTCCTCTCCCGCGTCGTCGACAGGGCTTGA
- a CDS encoding ABC transporter substrate-binding protein has protein sequence MKLTGVLLAATAMAFAATAGQAQEKTLKVGALVTLSGAGAAWGQGMLNAAKLAAEDVNKDGGLKVGGDSYKVEVIAYDDAYKANEAVTAANRLVYDDKVKYIIGTVGSAPILAIQPITDKNKVITMTLGFTPKAISPDHPYTFRPNPTTAEVAVPQISWLVKNLNIKTVGALFPNDETGESIAHDLGKAYGDAGAQMATEFFERNRVDFVPLLTRLLAQGVDAIELDGNSPVTAGQIVQQARDLGFTGQIIRTGGPATPDIVKVAGKQATEGMYVHSAFNPNDKAEADYEARYVKTFDQSMNGFSPFFYDGTKMLFKAMQDAGTVTDTDQVKTALENIRDFKGVTGTVNWTGKDVYGIAHQLDAPFYIAQVHDGEEEVVAKCTTKGCE, from the coding sequence ATGAAACTGACAGGTGTGTTGTTGGCCGCTACGGCCATGGCCTTCGCCGCAACGGCGGGCCAGGCGCAGGAAAAGACGCTGAAGGTCGGTGCTCTGGTGACGCTTTCGGGCGCTGGCGCGGCCTGGGGGCAGGGGATGCTCAACGCCGCGAAGCTGGCGGCCGAGGACGTCAACAAGGATGGCGGCCTGAAGGTTGGTGGCGACAGCTACAAGGTCGAGGTGATTGCCTACGACGATGCCTACAAGGCAAACGAGGCGGTGACCGCCGCCAACCGGCTCGTCTATGACGACAAGGTGAAGTACATCATCGGCACGGTGGGCTCCGCCCCGATCCTCGCGATCCAGCCGATCACCGACAAGAACAAGGTCATCACGATGACGCTTGGGTTCACGCCCAAGGCGATCTCGCCGGACCATCCCTATACGTTCCGCCCGAACCCGACGACCGCCGAGGTCGCGGTTCCGCAGATCAGCTGGCTGGTGAAGAACCTCAATATCAAGACGGTCGGTGCGCTCTTTCCCAACGACGAGACGGGCGAGTCGATCGCGCATGATCTGGGCAAGGCTTACGGCGATGCTGGCGCGCAGATGGCCACCGAGTTCTTCGAGCGCAATCGCGTTGACTTCGTGCCGCTGTTGACCCGGCTTCTGGCCCAGGGTGTCGATGCGATCGAGTTGGACGGAAACTCGCCCGTGACGGCGGGTCAGATCGTGCAGCAGGCGCGTGACCTGGGTTTCACCGGCCAGATCATCCGCACTGGCGGCCCGGCGACGCCGGACATCGTCAAGGTCGCGGGCAAGCAGGCGACGGAGGGCATGTATGTCCACTCCGCCTTCAACCCCAACGACAAGGCCGAGGCGGATTACGAAGCGCGCTACGTCAAGACTTTCGACCAGTCGATGAACGGTTTCTCACCCTTCTTCTATGACGGCACGAAAATGCTGTTCAAGGCGATGCAGGATGCGGGCACCGTAACGGATACCGACCAGGTCAAGACGGCGCTTGAGAATATCCGGGACTTCAAGGGTGTGACCGGCACGGTCAACTGGACCGGCAAGGATGTCTACGGCATCGCGCATCAGCTCGACGCGCCGTTCTACATCGCCCAGGTTCATGACGGCGAGGAAGAAGTCGTCGCCAAGTGCACCACCAAAGGTTGCGAGTGA
- a CDS encoding branched-chain amino acid ABC transporter permease, with protein sequence MITYLIVQSLLNGIVLGTLYLMMAIGFTLVFGVMRIVNFAHGEFYMLGAFFALIGVTWLGLPFWATLALIVVVSILLGAVVERVVFRPFRQDELSGMIASLGLAMILQNGALLLFGPDPQAMPSLASGVYHLGQFIVPKSRAVTLGIAAVILIGFYFFLMHSRTGRALRALVQDQEIAALYGVRLELMYPLGLGLGVGLAGVAGGLMAPLFGVSPFIGATPLLKAFIVVILGGLGSIPGAALAALLLGVIESFANSFISASAADIISFGLVVAVLLWRPSGLLGRGEL encoded by the coding sequence ATGATAACCTACCTGATTGTGCAGTCGCTCCTGAACGGGATCGTACTGGGCACGCTTTACCTGATGATGGCGATTGGATTCACGCTGGTCTTCGGCGTGATGCGGATCGTCAACTTCGCCCACGGCGAATTCTATATGCTGGGGGCTTTCTTCGCCCTGATCGGGGTGACCTGGCTGGGGCTTCCCTTCTGGGCAACGCTCGCCCTTATCGTTGTCGTGTCGATCCTGCTGGGTGCGGTGGTCGAACGGGTCGTCTTTCGCCCCTTCCGGCAGGACGAACTGTCGGGAATGATCGCCTCGCTGGGGCTTGCGATGATCCTGCAGAACGGGGCGCTGCTGCTCTTCGGTCCTGATCCGCAGGCCATGCCGTCGCTGGCATCGGGTGTGTATCACCTGGGGCAGTTCATCGTGCCGAAGTCGCGCGCGGTGACGCTCGGGATCGCTGCGGTGATCCTCATTGGCTTCTATTTCTTTCTCATGCACTCGCGCACCGGGCGGGCCCTGCGCGCGCTGGTGCAGGATCAGGAGATCGCCGCGCTCTACGGTGTCCGTCTGGAGCTGATGTACCCGCTGGGGCTGGGCCTCGGCGTCGGGCTTGCGGGTGTTGCCGGCGGGTTGATGGCGCCGCTCTTCGGTGTGTCGCCCTTCATCGGGGCCACGCCGCTGCTGAAGGCCTTCATCGTTGTCATCCTGGGTGGGCTTGGCTCGATCCCCGGTGCGGCGCTGGCGGCGTTGCTGCTGGGCGTCATCGAGAGCTTCGCCAATTCCTTCATCAGTGCCTCTGCGGCCGACATCATCAGTTTCGGGCTGGTCGTCGCGGTTCTTCTTTGGCGGCCCTCGGGCCTTCTCGGGCGGGGTGAGCTATGA
- a CDS encoding branched-chain amino acid ABC transporter permease: MNAKSSQPLAPTTNAPGASSTGRWIAAAALALCAAYPLIGGNAFEYHVAIMVCIAAIATGGLAIIAWVGQLSLAHGAFVGIGAYCSTLLVTRLGMPVMVGLPAAAIVAGLVAYAIGSPLLRLRGVYFVLITFALNELFRLAMLAFPGISGGSSGLANIPPISLFGMALESKQSVYIFALGCLAVVMALMWLLRRGPMGRAFASVEENLVLAESAGVPTARVQSIAFTIGSAIAGFAGAIMAHYIGFISPETFAFQLSVSYVIMLVVGGRLALFGALLGALFLTPLPEFLRGIEQYQHIAYGVILIVVLRFLPRGLMSLSDRLRTGKGDQT, from the coding sequence ATGAACGCCAAGTCTTCTCAGCCGCTGGCCCCCACAACAAATGCCCCCGGCGCGTCGTCGACGGGTAGGTGGATCGCTGCTGCGGCGCTCGCTCTTTGCGCTGCCTATCCGCTGATCGGCGGCAACGCCTTCGAATACCATGTCGCGATCATGGTCTGCATCGCGGCCATCGCGACCGGCGGACTGGCCATCATCGCCTGGGTGGGACAGCTTTCGCTCGCCCATGGTGCCTTTGTCGGCATCGGGGCCTATTGCTCGACACTGCTGGTGACGAGGCTGGGCATGCCCGTGATGGTGGGGCTGCCTGCAGCCGCCATCGTGGCCGGGTTGGTCGCCTATGCGATCGGTTCGCCGCTGTTGCGGCTCAGAGGCGTCTATTTCGTCCTCATCACCTTTGCGCTGAACGAGCTCTTCCGGCTTGCCATGCTCGCATTCCCCGGCATCTCGGGCGGGTCGAGCGGACTTGCCAATATCCCGCCGATCTCTCTCTTCGGGATGGCGCTGGAGAGCAAGCAAAGCGTCTACATCTTCGCGTTGGGCTGTCTTGCGGTCGTCATGGCCTTGATGTGGCTCCTGCGTCGCGGACCCATGGGGCGCGCCTTCGCCTCGGTCGAGGAGAACCTGGTGCTTGCGGAATCGGCGGGTGTGCCGACCGCTCGGGTCCAGAGCATCGCCTTCACGATCGGTTCGGCGATTGCCGGCTTCGCGGGCGCCATCATGGCCCACTACATTGGCTTCATCTCGCCCGAGACCTTCGCCTTCCAGCTGTCTGTGTCCTACGTGATCATGCTGGTCGTCGGCGGCAGGCTTGCCCTTTTCGGGGCGTTGCTGGGCGCGCTGTTCCTCACCCCGCTGCCCGAATTCCTGCGTGGGATCGAGCAGTATCAGCACATCGCATACGGTGTGATCCTGATCGTCGTGCTCAGGTTCCTGCCGCGCGGGCTGATGTCCTTGTCAGACAGGTTGCGGACCGGAAAAGGGGACCAGACATGA